In Clostridiales bacterium, the genomic stretch TTAATTAACCGATAACTTCTGATTTTTAATTGATATAATTTTGCTTGCGTTTTTTCTATATAAATAGTAAAATTAAGCCATGCAAAAAATCGCACGGTTTATCGTAAATAAATATCCGTTGTTTTTCGTGATATTCGCGCTCATGCTCGCATACTGCGTGTACGGCATTACGCGCATTACGGTAGAGTACGACATTTCCAAGTACCTGCCTGCCGATACCGATACCGCGCAGGCGCTTGTTATCATGGACGAGGAGTTCGCGGCATACGGCTCGGCGACCGTGCTTGTATCGGATATAGACGGCTCGACTGCCGACGAGATAGCAAAAAAAATCGGCGCGGTGAGTGGCGTCAGCGGATTCTCGTTCGACAGTTCGAGCGCGAGCAATTATAAGGACGGCAACGCGCTCTATTCGATGTACTTCGAGGGCGGAAGCGGCGACGAGAAAGCGGTAGCCGCATATAACGCTGTAATTAAAATAATAGAGGATAGCGGCAAGCCGTTCTGCGTGCCCACGCCGCTCGTAAGCAATTACGCCGATACGCTCGCTTCCGAAATGGTCGTAATAATAGCGATAGCCGCGGCGGTCATCATTTTGGTGCTGCTGTTCACTTCCAAAAGCTTCGCCGAGGTGATAGCGTTCCCGTTCGTGTTCGTAATTGCGGCGGCACTCAATATGGGTACAAACCACTGGCTGGGCACGATTTCGTTCGTGTCGAACACGGTGTGTATCATTTTGCAGCTCGCGCTCGCTATCGACTACGCGATAATTCTTTGTCATAGGTTCACTGAGGAAAAGGACAAAAACCCGAGCGACCCGAAAGCGGCGCTAACTACCGCGCTCGCCAAGGCAATACCTGAAATCGCGTCGAGCTCGCTTACCACCATATCTGGGCTTGTCGCGCTCATGTTCATGCAGTTGGGGCTTGGCTTTGATCTCGGCATGGTGCTCGCAAAAAGCATAGTGTGCTCGCTTGTTACCGTGTTCTTGTTCATGCCCGGTGTACTGCTTATCCTGTCCAAGCTGATGGATAAAAGCCGTCACCGCAATTTCGTGCCGAAGATACGCCGTCTCGGCAAGATCGATATTAAGCTTCGCTACGTACTGCTCGCGGCGTTCGTCGTGCTGTTCGGCGTGGGCGCAGGGCTTAGCACCAACCTTGATTACTGTTACAGCACCAATTCGATAGACACATCGCGCCCGAGCGCGCAAATGCAGGCGCAAAACAAAGCCGACGAAATATTCGGCGCGAGCAATGCGTTCGTCATACTCGTTCCCGATACGGTGAGCTACGAGGTTCAGCGCGAAATAACGGAAGTCGTGCAACAGGAAGAGCTCATCACTTCGGCGCTCGGCTGGGCGTCGATAGGTCTGCCGAGCAAAAGCGATCCCGATAAGATGTATTACCTTACCGACAGCATCACGCCCTTGGGGCTTAGCGACGCGATAGGTATCGAACCCGACAAGGCGGGCACGCTGTTCATGCTGTACGCAATGAATAGGGGAAAGCCAATAAGCGGAAGCATTTACGACTGCGAAGCGCCGATAGTCGACCTTCTTGACTTTGCGTTCACCGACAGCCGCGTGTCGGCTATGGCGGGCGATATGATAGGCGCGTATAAGGATACCCTCGAATTCGGCAAGGCGCAGCTGCTTGGCGAAAATCATACAAGGATAGTATTCACGGTCGGCGCGGCGCTCGAAAGCGCGGAAACGTTTGCGCTCATAGAAAGGCTGACGCCGACGGTCAAAAACATCTGCCCCGAAGCGATATTCGCGGGATCGAGCATGAGCGCGTACGATCTTAATAAATCGTTCTCGCATGATAATATCCTCATAACTGTTTTGACGATAGCGTTCATATACCTGATACTTGCGTTCACGTTCAGGTCGTGGGGTATACCGATCGTGCTCGTGCTCGTAATTCAGGGCGCGATATTCATGAACTTCGCCATACCAGTTATCGTGGGGAGAAATATGTTCTTCTTCGTGTACCTTATCGCAAGCGCGATACAAATGGGCGCGACGATAGACTACGCCATACTCATGACCAACCGCTTCCGTGCGCTGTCCTCGCGTATGCCGCGGGATAGGGCAGTGACCGAAGCTATCTCGCAATCGTTCCCTACGATAATCACCTCGGGCACGATCATGACGGTGGCGTCCTTCCTCGTCGGGTTCCTGACGAGCGATCCGCTCATCTCGTCGATGGGTATAACGCTCGGGCTCGGCACGATAATTTCCATAGTGTGCGTGCTGACCGTTCTGCCCGCCGCGCTGTACGTTTTCGGTCCGCTCCTCGAAAAGACTGTAATCAAAGGAAAGCCCAAAGCCAAGAATATCCGTATGCCCAACCCGAGCCTTCCGCCTAGCGCGGACGAATAAAACAATAGAGAATATCCATAATAATAAAAGCCCTGCACCGTCGGGGCTTTTTACGTTAAATAAACCAAATAAAATCCCCTAAAAATTTTTTTTGAAAATTTTTTAAAAAAGTTTGTAAAAACGCTTGACATACGTATAATCATGTGGTATCATGAATAAGCTGTCACGCAAGATAGCAAACGGGTCATCCAAGTATCGCGAATAAGCCATACCTCTGGACATAACAGCAATAACGCAAAGGGGAGCAAAATCCCTAAGTATATTGCTCGTTGTGTTTTTTTTGACCTCGTCGCACATTGACAACTGCATATAACTTAAAGCGAGTATACAAATATCAAAATTGGTGATATGTATTACCAGTACAATTTTGAAAGTTTATATCTTGTAATTTCTTATTTTTAGGAATTGGACGATTAAGCTACCAAGAGCATACGATGGATGCCTAGGCATCTGGCGCCGAAGAAGGACGTGATAAGCTGCGATAAGCTGCGGTTAGTTGCAAATAAGCGCTTGACCCGCAGATCTCCGAATGGGGAAACCCAGTTATAGGAAACTATGACTATGTTTGTGTGAATAAATAGCACATTCAAGGGAACCCGGGGAACTGAAACATCTTAGTACCCGGAGGAAAAGAAAGAAAATTATCTATTACCTGAGTAGTGGCGAGCGAAAGGGTACCAGCCCAAACCGCATATAGCAATATGTGCGGGGTAGTGGACTTGTATACGGGCACTTGGCATGAGTAGCCGAAGTTGTTTGGAAAACAACGCGAAACAATGTAAAAGCCATGTAAGCGAAACTTATGCCATAGCTCACAAGAATCCGGAGTACCACCCAACACGTGGAATTGGGTGGGAAGCAGGGAGGACCATCTCCCAAGGCTAAATACGACCAGATGACCGATAGTGATTAGTACCGTGAGGGAAAGGTGAAAAGCACCCCGGAAGGGGAGTGAAACAGAACCTGAAATCGTGTGCTTACAAGCAGAGAACGCACTACGCTTACCGCAAGGTGAGCACGTGTTATCTCGTACTTTTTGTAGAACGGGCCGGCGAGTTACGATGCGTTGCGAGGTTAAGGAATCAAGTTCCGGAGCCGTAGCGAAAGCGAGTCTGAATAGGGCGAATTTTAGTAGCGTGTCGTAGACCCGAAACCGAGTGACCTACCCATGAGCAGGTTGAAACAGGAGTAAAATCCTGCGGAGGACCGAACGCACCCCTGTTGAAATAGTGGGCGATGACTTGTGGTTAGCGGAGAAATTCTAAACGAACTCGGATATAGCTGGTTCTCCTCGAAATAGCTTTAGGGCTAGCCTCGGAATTTAGAGTATCGGGGGTAGAGCACTGAATGGGCTAGGGGCCTTCACGGGTTACCGAACCTTATCAAACTCCGAATACCGAATACTTTTGTCCGGGAGTCAGACAGCGAGAGATAAGTTCCGTTGTCAAAAGGGAAAAAGCCCAGACCCACAGCTAAGGTCCCCAAATAATAGTTAAGTGGTAAAGGATGTGATGTTGCACAGACAACCAGGATGTTGGCTTAGAAGCAGCCACTCATTTAAAGAGTGCGTAATAGCTCACTGGTCGAGTGATGTTGCGCCGAAAACTATCGGGGCTCAAACTATTTACCGAAGCTTGGGAATTATCTTTGATAATTGGTAGGGGAGCAATGTGTGCGGGCTGAAGCCGTATCGAAAGAGGCGGTGGACTGCACACAAGAGAGAATGCCGGCATGAGTAGCGAAAGAGGAGTGAGAATCTCCTCCGTCGAAAGCCTAAGGTTTCCTGGGGAAGGTTCGTCCTCCCAGGGTTAGTCGGGACCTAAGTCGAGGCCGAAAGGCGTAGATGATGGACAACAGGTTGATATTCCTGTACTGTCATACAGTTCGATGCAGGGACACAGAAGGATAGTCAGTCCGCGCGGATGGTAAAGCGCGGCCAAGCGGTTAGGCTGGGTTGTAGTGAAGTACGCAACTCATTAGGCTGAGCCGTGATCGGGGAGTCGATTGCGACGAAGTTGGCGAATCCACGCTGGCGAGAAAAGCTGCTAAGGCTAGCTGTAGGGCACCCGTACCGCAAACCGACACAGGTAGGCGGCAAGAGAATTGCAAGACGAGCGGAATAACCATCGTTAAGGAACTCGGCAAAATGACCCCGTAACTTCGGAATAAGGGGAGCCTAGCAATAGGTCGCAGATAATAGTCCCAACCAACTGTTTATCTAAAACACAGGTCTCTGCAAAAGCGCAAGCTGATGTATAGGGGCTGACGCCTGCCCGGTGCCGGAAGGTCAAGGGGACGTGTTAGCGCAAGCGAAGCACCGAACTTAAGCCCCGGTGAACGGCGGCCGTAACTATAACGGTCCTAAGGTAGCGAAATTCCTTGTCAGGTAAGTTCTGACCCGCATGAATGGCGTAATGAGTTGGGAGCTGTCTCAACGATGGATCCGGCGAAATTGTAGTATATGTGAAGATGCATATTACCCGCGACTGGACGGAAAGACCCCGTAGAGCTTTACTGTAGCTTGGTATTGAGTCTCGGCAAAGGATGTACAGGATAGGTGGGAGACATTGAAGCAAGGGCGTTAGCCTTTGCGGAGTCAACCTTGGGATACCACCCTTTCTTTGCTGGGGTTCTAACGAGATGCGCTAATCGCGGTTTCGGACATTGCCAGGTGGGCAGTTTGACTGGGGCGGTCGCCTCCTAAAGAGTAACGGAGGCGTTCAAAGGTTCCTTCAGAATGGTTGGAAACCATTCGTAGAGTGCAAAGGCAGAAGGGAGCTTAACTGTGAGACTTACAAGTCAGGCAGATACGAAAGTAGGACTTAGTGACCAGGCGGTAGAGTATGGAATTGCCGTCGATTATCGGATAAAAGTTACCTCGGGGATAACAGGCTGATCTCCCCCAAGAGTTCACATCGACGAGGAGGTTTGGCACCTCGATGTCGGCTCGTCACATCCTGGGGCTGAAGAAGGTCCCAAGGGTTCGGCTGTTCGCCGATTAAAGTGGCACGCGAGCTGGGTTCAGAACGTCGTGAGACAGTTCGGTCCCTATCCTTCGCGGGCGCAGGATATTTGAGAGGATTTGCCCTTAGTACGAAAGGACCGGGGTGAACGCACCTATTGTGTACCGGTTGTCGCGCCAGCGGCACTGCCGGGTAGCGAAGTGCGGAGCGGATAAACGCTGAAAGCATCTAAGCGTGAAACCCACCTCAAGATTAGATATCCCATCTACACGCAAGTGTAGAGTAAGACTCCATGTAGACGACGTGGTTGATAGGTCGCAGCTGTAAGTGCAGCAATGTATTCAGGTGAGCGATACTAAATAAGTCGAGGGCTTTATCAATACCAATTGCTAAACAAAAATTAGCAGTTACAAGATTAAACCCTGTTAGTAGAAAGTAATAAGTTATGTGCGGTTGTCTTTGTTCGACGGGACAAGGACGGACATTTTTACAACTAAATAGAAATTCCGCAAAGAACTTGTGCGTAACGCCAAGCAGCGAGCGCATAATTGATCCTCGGTAGCTCAGTAGGTAGAGCGTTCGGCTGTTAACCGAATTGTCACAGGTTCGAGTCCTGTCCGGGGAGCCATTGCGGTGGTCATATCGTAGGGGTCACACCTGTTCACATTCCGAACACAGAAGTTAAGCCCTATGGAGCCGAGAGTACCTGTCTGGTGACGGACCGGGAGGGTAGGTAGCTGCCGCATTTCATTAAAAGAGACGTTTAAAAGAGCGTCTCTTTTTTCTTGCTATTTCGACACGGCGACGAACTGCCGCATTTCATTAAAAGACATCTTAGAAATAAGGTGTCTTTTTTCTTTGCATTCTATTTGTGATTTTGATATAATTTAATTTAGATAAACGTAGATCGGGAGTGTATTTATGGAAATCAGAAAAATGAAAATTACGGACTACGAGGAAGTGTATGCTCTTTGGACGTCTTGTGCGGGAATGGGTTTGAACAACTTGGACGATTCAAAAGACGGTATAAACAAATTCCTTGAACGCAATCCCGAAACTTGTTTTGTCGCTTTGGTCGACGGTTTGATCGTCGGCGTTATAATTGTCGGTACGGACGGGCGACGGGGATATATTTATCATACTTCCGTTCGTTCCGATTACAGAAAACATGGTATTGGGAAAACGTTGGTCGATACCGCGCTTTCCGCTGTAAAGCTTTTGGGTATAAATAAAGTCGCGTTGGTCGTATTCGAGAGAAATGCAAACGGGAATAAATTTTGGGAGAAGATGGGTTTCAGCAAAAGAGAAGATTTGGTTTACCGCAACAAGACCCTTACCGAACTCGTTAGAATAGACACGTAAAATATCGCTTTGCGGTATGATGTGCTTTTATCTAAAATAAATATAATAAAATCATGAAAATAATCTTTTTAGACATAGACGGAGTGCTCAACTCGCGCGAGTATGACAGGCGGCGCGATTGGAGCAAACAAACCGCAATCGACGAAACGCGTTTGCCGTTCGTCAAGCAAATAATAGACGCGACCGGCGCGGTTATCGTACTGAGCTCGACTTGGCGCATTCATTGGAACGCGGACAAAAACAAATGCCGAGAGGACGGCGTTTATATAACCGAGCTTTTCGCTAAGTACGGCGTGGAGATATACGACAAAACGCCCGACCTCGGTATAAACGGCGACCGCGCCGACGAGATACGGGAATACCTAACCACCTGCGGCGAGGATATAGAAAGCTACGTTATAATCGACGATTGCCGCTACGACTGGCGGGAAATGAACGACCGCTTCGTCAAAACTTCGCCTTACAGAACGCTCGGTATCGACGAGGAAACGACCGCGCTCGCCATAAAAATACTTAACAATAAAATAGATTGACAAGATCAAATGTATAGTGATATAATATACCAAATCATAAATTCGAAAAGAACGATATATGCCGCCATATTGCAATAAAATCGAAAAATCAATCTGTGATTGTGATATAATCAGAATATAAAAACACAAGGAGAAGGGGAAAATGAAAAAGAAACTATTTATACTGCTTGCGCTTGTATTGTGCTTAACACCCGTTTTCGGGCTCGTAGCGTGCAATAGCGACGCCGACCTGCAATGCAAAGTCAAATATATATGCGACGACAGCAATCTTCGCGGTGAGGACGACTATAAAAAAGAATATGTTATTTTTTCCAAGAACGGTTATGGGCTGTATCATTATTATTTGGAGCACCTTGCGAGCGGTAGTTATTATTATGAAAGTTACACTCTGGAATATACGATCAAGTTCAAGTATTCGTATTTGGACGCCGACAAAAGCACGATAGCGTGTTATTATGACAGCATATCTTACGGCGATAAACATACCGAAGAAAAACCTAAAAACGGTCACAACAGCTGGTCCAAAATGTTTACGGTATCGAAGAACCTTCTAATGTCGTCTGACGGTAAAACGTTTATCAACGAAGACTATCTCGACGAAGAAATACCTAATTATAAAAAGGTCGAAAATAAAGACTAAGTTAAATGTTTGCGCTATAATTTATGCAATGAAAATAAAAAAAGAAGTATCGCGAATAAAAAGCTTATCGGTGCCTAATTTGGCGGCGTGCGTTATTTTTATTGCGGCAGTATTATGGTCATTAATGATAGGGCTTGTCATTCATAAATCCGTTTTGACAAATTCTCCGTATGATGATATAACCGTTCTCGTTATAGTCGGCTCGATATCAATTCCTTTATTACTATTCGTATTATTTGCAAAAAAAGCTTTTTCGATTGTAACAATAGATGAGACGGGCATACATAGTGCTCTTTTCGGAAAATTCTTCAAGCGTAAAATGACGTGGAATGAAATACATATTCAGTGCTATCGCCAATGGACAAGATACTACTTTACTCCCATGATGAAAATTTACAAGAAAACTTCTAAAAACGTAAATAGATCGTGGTCGAAAAAGCTGTATGATATAGGCGTTGACATCGACGCCCGTGACAGTATAGAAATTCAATTCACGGAAAAGCGCCTTAATGTTATAAGCCGATATATTCCCAGACCCGTAACGGGATTGGATACAATATATAAGAATAAATAGACTAAAAATAGAGCAATTAATAACGATAAGAAATTTATTGGGTGTAATGAAGTAAAATAAATTACGCCCACGTACAACAATAAAGTTTTCTTGCCTACCTCTTTCGAAAAAAGAAGTAAGTGGCGTTGAGAAATTAATAACGAGATGTTATTAATTGGGCGTAACGAAATAATACCCACCTTGCCCACACACAACAAAAAAGTTTTCTTGCCTACTTCTTTTTCAAAAGAAGTAGGTTCTTAGCTTACTTTCTTTTTTCAAAAAGAAAGTAAGCTACCAATCTTCTTTAATATATCGCGACGGCTGCTTAACGTCGTCGTAGAAATCGTCGTAAACCTCTTTCGACGATTTTTTGGTCTGCGGAAAATCCTCCTGCTCGAACGCGTCTTCCTCTGCGTTCTCGGCTATCCTCATAAGTTCAAGATTAGTCATACAAGTATTGTACCACTTCGTCGGCGCTTAATCAAGCCAAAACCGTTAATTAAAAAATTTTTCGGTAATTTTTCAAAAACCTATTGACAAAATAAAAATAGGTTGTATAATATAGTTAAACGTTTAAGTAGTTTTAACATTAAGGGTTTAGGCTACCGAAAACAGTTAAATACACGGAGGTTAATGATGAAAAAAGTGCAAAAGTTGTTGATATCGGCTTTATGCGTCGTACTTGGCACGGCAGGTCTTGTGGCTTGCGGCGGAGGCAACGACGGCGATACGGCGGGCGATAAGGTAAAGGTCACATTCTTTGACGGAACTACGCAATTATCGCAGGTCGAAATCGACAAGAACAGCAAGGTGGCAAAGCCCGAAACCGACCCGACCAAAACGGGATATGAGTTTGTGCGTTGGTGCGCTACGCCTACATACAGCCAGCCGTTCGACTTCAATACCGAAATCGAAGAAGACATGAGCGTATACGCAGGGTTTAGGTCGACCGCCGAGGATAACCACGTTTGGTATCTTGCGGGCTCGTCGTCTTCGGCATTGTTCGCGGAGTCGGGCGATTATAAGGACTTTACGACGGCTAAGGAGAACGTAGACCAGCTGCCCGATTCGGTAAAAATGACTAAGGACGCGACCAAGGGCAATAGGTTCACGTTCACTGCGGATTTCTACGAAAAAGATAAATTCCAAATACTCGAAACGGAGCACGGCTGGGGCGATTACCAGATAGGCTACGGGTACATGAACTACGAGCAGTACACTACCGACAGCACTCAGCCTTTTTACAGCGGCGGCGGTTTGAGCGGCATAAATAAAACCTCCGACATTATGTGCGGGCAGTCGGGCAACTACACGCTTACACTTACCGTAGACGTCGACGGCAAACTGACCGAGTTATCGTACGTGCGAAACGGCGACGCCGCGGAGCTCGAAATCGAGCTTACCGAATACTTCATCAAGGGCGCAAGCATAACGGGCTGGGCGGACTTGTACAACGACGCGACCAAGATGTCGAAGGTCGGCGAGAACTATACGCTCGAAGTTTATCTTAAAGCGAACGATCAATTCATGTTCACCACGCTCGTGACCGAGGACGGCGAAAAGAAAGTAGGCACTACCTACATCAAAGCCGACGCGCTCGACGATGCGTCCAAGGCGTACGTCGACGGCACGACGAGCAACATTACCGCCAAGGCGGACGGAACGTATAAATTCACCTACAACGAAAGCACTCAAAAGCTTTCCGTCACGTTCGACGCGGCAAAAGCGCCCAAACAGTACGATTACTATATCGACGTTGCAAAGGGCGGCACTACCGGCTGGGGTGACTACCAGAAAGACGCCGAAGGCACGCAGCTTACCGGCTCGAACGGCAAATACACGATCGAAGGCGTGGAATTGGATGCAGACGACCAGTTCGTTATTCGCTCCTACGTTGCGGGAACTGAAACGCTCGGTTGGGATAATAAGGACGTAGACTATAACTATACTTACTACAAGGTCGACGGTACGGCGTTTGCGGCGGCGGACGCGGCGGGCGGCAATTACAATATCAAGGTTGTGACGGCGGGCGTTTACGATATTACTTTCGACAGCTATGCCAAGATGCTCGAAATAAAAATTCACAACGACAGCCCCGATATTTACGATATCTATATCAAAGGTACGAATATCGGCACGCAGACGGGCTGGGATCACGCTTTCGCAGCGCAATATAAGTTTACTATCAACGAGGCTGAGACCGCATACGAATACACCCTGACGATAGAAGACGGCAAGGACGTAGAGTTCGGCTTGGCGCGCTATAATAAGGGCGCGAGTAGCGGTAACGGCGACTTTATCAACGCAACTGTTATAGGCACTGCGGGCGATGCAAACAGTCTGTTTACGGCAAACGCAAATAACAATATCATTTGCTCTACTGCGGGAACCTATAAAATCGTTTACACGATCGAAACGGGTAAGGTAGACTTTTACGCAACCCCTCAGGCGTAAATAGTACCCCTATAAAGAATTTAGCCCGATAGCGCAAACAACGGCTATCGGGCTAAACTCTTTGATATTAAAAGGTTACGTACGTTAAATTTCGATATTATGTTCGGCGGCGGACGAATCGACGCGACCGATCGCTTTGTTTACCGCTTCGACGGCTGCTGACGCTTTTAACTCGAACGAGTTCTTTGCGCAAAAGACGGGACAGTGCAGGAAGTCGGCTATAAATCGGCTTTGGGTCGCATAGCCCGTGCCGCTCAGCTCGGTGGGGAGATCGCGTAACGACCGAATTACGGTCACACCGTCAAAGACCTTTTCCGCGCCAGCTAAACATTCTTCGGGTAACGGGTGAGTGAGCAGGGTTA encodes the following:
- a CDS encoding MMPL family transporter; the protein is MQKIARFIVNKYPLFFVIFALMLAYCVYGITRITVEYDISKYLPADTDTAQALVIMDEEFAAYGSATVLVSDIDGSTADEIAKKIGAVSGVSGFSFDSSSASNYKDGNALYSMYFEGGSGDEKAVAAYNAVIKIIEDSGKPFCVPTPLVSNYADTLASEMVVIIAIAAAVIILVLLFTSKSFAEVIAFPFVFVIAAALNMGTNHWLGTISFVSNTVCIILQLALAIDYAIILCHRFTEEKDKNPSDPKAALTTALAKAIPEIASSSLTTISGLVALMFMQLGLGFDLGMVLAKSIVCSLVTVFLFMPGVLLILSKLMDKSRHRNFVPKIRRLGKIDIKLRYVLLAAFVVLFGVGAGLSTNLDYCYSTNSIDTSRPSAQMQAQNKADEIFGASNAFVILVPDTVSYEVQREITEVVQQEELITSALGWASIGLPSKSDPDKMYYLTDSITPLGLSDAIGIEPDKAGTLFMLYAMNRGKPISGSIYDCEAPIVDLLDFAFTDSRVSAMAGDMIGAYKDTLEFGKAQLLGENHTRIVFTVGAALESAETFALIERLTPTVKNICPEAIFAGSSMSAYDLNKSFSHDNILITVLTIAFIYLILAFTFRSWGIPIVLVLVIQGAIFMNFAIPVIVGRNMFFFVYLIASAIQMGATIDYAILMTNRFRALSSRMPRDRAVTEAISQSFPTIITSGTIMTVASFLVGFLTSDPLISSMGITLGLGTIISIVCVLTVLPAALYVFGPLLEKTVIKGKPKAKNIRMPNPSLPPSADE
- a CDS encoding InlB B-repeat-containing protein → MMKKVQKLLISALCVVLGTAGLVACGGGNDGDTAGDKVKVTFFDGTTQLSQVEIDKNSKVAKPETDPTKTGYEFVRWCATPTYSQPFDFNTEIEEDMSVYAGFRSTAEDNHVWYLAGSSSSALFAESGDYKDFTTAKENVDQLPDSVKMTKDATKGNRFTFTADFYEKDKFQILETEHGWGDYQIGYGYMNYEQYTTDSTQPFYSGGGLSGINKTSDIMCGQSGNYTLTLTVDVDGKLTELSYVRNGDAAELEIELTEYFIKGASITGWADLYNDATKMSKVGENYTLEVYLKANDQFMFTTLVTEDGEKKVGTTYIKADALDDASKAYVDGTTSNITAKADGTYKFTYNESTQKLSVTFDAAKAPKQYDYYIDVAKGGTTGWGDYQKDAEGTQLTGSNGKYTIEGVELDADDQFVIRSYVAGTETLGWDNKDVDYNYTYYKVDGTAFAAADAAGGNYNIKVVTAGVYDITFDSYAKMLEIKIHNDSPDIYDIYIKGTNIGTQTGWDHAFAAQYKFTINEAETAYEYTLTIEDGKDVEFGLARYNKGASSGNGDFINATVIGTAGDANSLFTANANNNIICSTAGTYKIVYTIETGKVDFYATPQA
- a CDS encoding GNAT family N-acetyltransferase, whose amino-acid sequence is MEIRKMKITDYEEVYALWTSCAGMGLNNLDDSKDGINKFLERNPETCFVALVDGLIVGVIIVGTDGRRGYIYHTSVRSDYRKHGIGKTLVDTALSAVKLLGINKVALVVFERNANGNKFWEKMGFSKREDLVYRNKTLTELVRIDT